In the genome of Pseudomonas protegens, one region contains:
- a CDS encoding antibiotic biosynthesis monooxygenase: protein MSTSPVTLMVARRVADGRYQDLIAWLREGEQLATDFPGYLGSGVLAPPPDDDEFQIIFRFADEHTLHTWEHSASRTAWLARGSDLFAHPSEHRVSGIDGWFGAAGQRPPRWKQAVAIWLAFFPVSLLFNFVLGPLLSDLSLLPRVFVSTLALTPLMVYFFIPLSTRLLANWLNSTPARVLPSAPSTQNP from the coding sequence ATGTCTACCTCACCCGTCACCCTGATGGTTGCCCGGCGCGTTGCCGACGGCCGTTACCAGGACCTGATCGCCTGGCTGCGCGAAGGCGAACAACTGGCCACCGACTTTCCCGGCTACCTGGGTTCCGGTGTCCTTGCACCCCCGCCCGACGATGACGAATTCCAGATCATCTTCCGCTTTGCCGACGAACACACCCTGCACACCTGGGAGCACTCCGCCTCGCGTACCGCCTGGCTGGCCCGGGGCAGCGATCTGTTTGCCCACCCGTCTGAGCACCGGGTCAGCGGTATCGATGGCTGGTTCGGCGCGGCCGGACAGCGACCGCCACGCTGGAAGCAGGCCGTGGCCATCTGGCTGGCGTTCTTCCCGGTATCGCTGCTGTTCAACTTCGTCCTCGGCCCCTTGCTCAGTGATCTGAGCCTGCTGCCCCGGGTGTTTGTCAGCACCCTGGCGCTGACCCCGCTGATGGTCTATTTCTTCATTCCGCTGTCCACCCGCCTGCTGGCCAACTGGCTCAACAGCACACCGGCGCGCGTATTGCCGAGCGCCCCCTCGACGCAGAATCCGTGA
- the folE gene encoding GTP cyclohydrolase I FolE produces MTLSLPQHYREILKDLGEDPEREGLLDTPKRAAKAMQYLCHGYSQSLEDIVNGALFASNSDEMVIVADIELYSLCEHHLLPFIGKAHVAYIPTGKVLGLSKIARIVDMFARRLQIQENLTREIAEAVQSVTQAAGVAVVIEAKHMCMMMRGVEKQNSTMHTSVMLGAFRDSSTTRQEFLQLIGRSK; encoded by the coding sequence ATGACTCTTTCCCTGCCCCAGCACTACCGCGAGATCCTCAAGGATCTGGGCGAAGACCCCGAACGCGAAGGTTTGCTCGACACCCCCAAGCGCGCAGCCAAAGCCATGCAGTACCTGTGTCACGGCTACAGTCAGTCGCTGGAGGACATCGTCAATGGCGCACTGTTCGCCTCCAACAGCGATGAAATGGTGATCGTCGCCGACATCGAACTGTATTCCCTGTGCGAACATCACCTGCTGCCCTTCATCGGCAAGGCCCATGTGGCTTATATTCCCACCGGCAAGGTACTGGGGCTGTCGAAGATCGCCCGCATCGTCGATATGTTCGCCAGGCGCCTGCAGATCCAGGAAAACCTCACCCGGGAAATCGCCGAGGCGGTGCAGAGCGTGACCCAGGCCGCCGGCGTCGCGGTAGTGATCGAGGCCAAGCACATGTGCATGATGATGCGCGGCGTCGAGAAACAGAATTCCACCATGCACACCTCGGTGATGCTCGGCGCCTTTCGCGATTCGAGCACCACTCGCCAGGAATTCCTGCAATTGATTGGACGGAGCAAGTAG
- a CDS encoding alpha/beta fold hydrolase encodes MPIAEIPLCVWRKRGKDFEFRGRRIRYWVAGHGEPLLLIHGFPTASWDWHYLWQPLARRYQVIACDMLGFGDSDKPLEHEYSLLEQADLQQALLAQVQVRQPVHLLAHDYGDSVAQELLARHYEQRIAIASCVFLNGGLFPETHRPVLTQKLLLSPLGWMLGRAFSRHGLANSFRQIFGPQTRPSESVLDDFWSLVHSNNGPRILHKLIAYIPERRAQRERWVSAMQRGEVPLRVIDGAQDPISGAHMVERYCQLIPEPDTVLLPGIGHYPQIEAPLPVLKHYLGFRDRLPSPSRQAVGS; translated from the coding sequence ATGCCTATTGCCGAGATTCCTCTTTGTGTCTGGCGCAAGCGCGGCAAGGACTTCGAGTTCCGCGGCCGGCGCATTCGTTACTGGGTGGCGGGGCATGGCGAGCCGCTGCTGTTGATCCATGGTTTTCCCACGGCCAGCTGGGACTGGCATTACCTGTGGCAACCCCTGGCGCGGCGTTATCAGGTGATCGCCTGCGACATGCTCGGCTTCGGCGACTCGGACAAGCCCCTGGAGCACGAGTACAGCCTGCTGGAGCAGGCGGACTTGCAGCAGGCGCTGCTGGCTCAGGTGCAGGTCCGCCAGCCGGTGCACCTGCTGGCCCATGACTACGGCGACAGCGTCGCCCAGGAGCTGCTGGCCCGGCACTATGAACAGCGGATCGCGATTGCCAGCTGCGTGTTTCTCAATGGCGGCCTGTTTCCGGAAACCCATCGCCCGGTGCTGACCCAGAAGCTCCTGCTCAGTCCGCTGGGCTGGATGCTTGGGCGGGCCTTCAGCCGCCACGGCCTGGCGAACAGCTTCCGACAGATCTTCGGCCCCCAGACCCGGCCCAGCGAGTCGGTCCTGGACGATTTCTGGAGCCTGGTGCACAGCAACAACGGGCCGCGCATCCTGCACAAGTTGATCGCCTACATCCCCGAGCGGCGCGCCCAGCGCGAGCGTTGGGTCAGTGCCATGCAACGCGGCGAGGTGCCGCTGCGGGTGATCGACGGCGCCCAGGACCCGATCTCCGGGGCGCACATGGTGGAGCGCTACTGCCAGTTGATCCCCGAGCCGGACACCGTGCTGCTGCCGGGCATCGGCCATTACCCGCAGATCGAGGCGCCGCTGCCGGTGCTCAAGCATTACCTGGGCTTTCGCGACAGGCTGCCATCGCCATCGCGTCAGGCCGTGGGCTCCTGA
- a CDS encoding CidA/LrgA family protein produces MNISTCKRLSRLIGELAVLLAIYFLGCQLATWLPWPIPGGVIGLGLLLLAFALGWVKPATLQLGAGLLMAEMLLFFIPALMSLLDYGSLLREEGWRILLVIGISTLLVMLVTALTVEWVCRWRMRHEA; encoded by the coding sequence ATGAACATTTCCACCTGTAAACGCCTGAGCCGCCTGATTGGCGAACTGGCGGTGCTGCTGGCCATCTATTTTCTCGGTTGCCAACTGGCCACCTGGCTGCCCTGGCCGATTCCCGGCGGGGTCATCGGCCTTGGGCTGTTGCTGCTGGCCTTCGCCCTGGGCTGGGTCAAGCCGGCCACGCTGCAACTGGGGGCCGGCCTGCTGATGGCGGAGATGCTGCTGTTTTTCATTCCGGCGCTGATGAGCCTGCTGGATTACGGCAGCCTGCTGCGCGAGGAGGGCTGGCGGATCCTGCTGGTGATCGGCATCAGCACCTTGCTGGTGATGCTGGTGACCGCGCTGACCGTGGAATGGGTGTGCCGCTGGAGAATGCGCCATGAAGCTTGA
- a CDS encoding LrgB family protein: MKLELMPMFWLALTLGAYLFSRWIYRRTGRYLLSPLILVPALLLAIAVPLHTAYAEYAANTHWLMLVLGPVTVAFAIPIWQQRHLLMRHWSALLLGMLAGSAASIGSSFGLAKMLALDSSVTLSLVPRSITTPFAMPLAHDLGGVPELTAVFVMFTGVFGAMLGGVLLRWLPLRSALARGALFGVGAHGAGVSRAHEVGGEEGSVAGLVMVLTGLLNLFAAPLLASVL, translated from the coding sequence ATGAAGCTTGAGCTGATGCCGATGTTCTGGCTGGCCCTGACCCTGGGGGCCTATCTGTTCAGCCGCTGGATCTATCGGCGCACCGGGCGCTACCTGCTGTCGCCGCTGATCCTGGTGCCGGCCCTGTTGCTAGCGATTGCCGTGCCGCTGCACACCGCCTACGCCGAATATGCCGCCAACACCCACTGGCTGATGCTGGTGCTGGGGCCGGTGACCGTGGCCTTTGCGATTCCCATCTGGCAGCAGCGGCACCTGCTGATGCGCCACTGGTCGGCCCTGCTGCTGGGCATGCTGGCGGGCAGCGCCGCGTCCATCGGCAGTTCCTTCGGCCTGGCGAAGATGCTGGCCCTGGACAGCTCGGTGACGCTGTCCCTGGTGCCCCGTTCCATTACCACGCCGTTCGCCATGCCCCTGGCCCATGACCTGGGCGGCGTGCCCGAACTGACGGCGGTGTTCGTGATGTTCACCGGGGTGTTCGGCGCCATGCTTGGCGGTGTGCTGCTGCGCTGGCTGCCCCTGCGCAGTGCCCTGGCCCGGGGCGCCTTGTTTGGGGTGGGGGCCCACGGAGCTGGGGTCAGCCGGGCCCATGAAGTCGGCGGCGAGGAGGGCTCGGTGGCCGGTCTGGTCATGGTCCTGACCGGGCTGTTGAACCTGTTCGCCGCCCCTTTGCTGGCGTCGGTGCTTTGA
- a CDS encoding PAS domain-containing protein, protein MINAHLLQRMIDASNDGIVVAEQEGEDNIVIYVNPAFERLTGYSADEVLYQDCRFLQSGDRDQPGLERIRQALSKGQPCREVLRNYRKDGSHFWNELSITPVFNDSDQLTYFIGVQKDVSAQIKSQQRLQQLEQQLAAAEAELAALKATDGH, encoded by the coding sequence ATGATCAACGCGCATCTTCTGCAACGGATGATCGACGCCTCCAACGACGGGATTGTGGTCGCGGAACAGGAAGGCGAAGACAACATCGTGATTTACGTGAACCCGGCTTTCGAGCGATTGACGGGCTACAGCGCCGATGAGGTGCTTTACCAGGACTGTCGCTTCCTGCAATCCGGGGACCGCGACCAGCCGGGCCTGGAGCGGATTCGCCAGGCCCTGAGCAAGGGCCAGCCGTGCCGCGAGGTGCTGCGCAACTACCGCAAGGACGGCAGCCACTTCTGGAACGAGCTGTCGATCACTCCGGTGTTCAACGACAGCGACCAACTGACCTACTTCATCGGCGTGCAAAAGGATGTCAGCGCCCAGATCAAGAGTCAGCAGCGCCTGCAGCAGCTGGAACAACAGCTGGCCGCCGCCGAGGCCGAACTGGCCGCGCTCAAGGCGACCGACGGGCACTAA
- a CDS encoding flavodoxin, with protein sequence MKVAILSGSVYGTAEEVARHAAKLLNAAGFEAWHNPRASLAEVQAFAPQALLAVTSTTGMGELPDNLLPLYSSIRDQLPAAWRGLPGAVIGLGDSSYGDTFCGGGEQMRELFAELGVREVLPMLRLDASESVTPKTDAEPWLAELISALRG encoded by the coding sequence ATGAAAGTCGCCATCCTTTCCGGCTCGGTCTACGGCACGGCTGAAGAAGTCGCCCGGCACGCCGCCAAACTCCTCAATGCCGCCGGTTTCGAGGCCTGGCACAACCCGCGCGCCAGCTTGGCCGAGGTCCAGGCCTTCGCGCCCCAGGCGTTGCTGGCGGTCACCTCGACCACCGGCATGGGTGAACTGCCGGACAACCTGCTGCCGCTGTATTCGAGCATTCGCGATCAGTTGCCCGCCGCCTGGCGCGGGCTGCCGGGGGCGGTGATCGGCCTCGGCGACTCCAGCTACGGCGATACCTTTTGCGGTGGCGGTGAGCAGATGCGCGAGTTGTTCGCCGAACTGGGCGTGCGCGAAGTGCTGCCGATGCTGCGTCTGGACGCCAGCGAGAGCGTGACCCCGAAAACCGACGCCGAGCCCTGGCTGGCCGAGCTGATCAGCGCCCTGCGGGGCTGA
- a CDS encoding SDR family oxidoreductase, with amino-acid sequence MSESVRLEDKVVIITGAGGGLGRAHALLFARHGAKVLVNDLGGSAQGEGASATAADRVVAQIREAGGIAEANHDSVTDGDKIVQNALDVFGRVDVVVNNAGILRDKTFHKMDDSDWDLVYRVHVEGAYKVTRAAWPHLRDQAYGRVIFTASTSGIYGNFGQSNYGMAKLGLYGLTRTLAIEGRKNNILVNAIAPTGGTRMTEGLIPPQVFEQLKPELVSPLVVYLGSEQCQETSGLFEVGGGWIGKVRWERSLGAGFDPHQGFSPDDVAAHWQQICDFEGAAHPKDNIEALKEMMQNLQKYAL; translated from the coding sequence ATGAGTGAGTCTGTGCGCTTGGAAGACAAAGTAGTGATCATCACCGGAGCCGGCGGCGGCCTGGGCCGGGCCCATGCGCTGCTGTTCGCCAGGCACGGGGCCAAGGTGCTGGTCAACGACCTGGGGGGCTCGGCCCAGGGGGAAGGCGCCAGCGCCACGGCGGCCGATCGGGTGGTGGCACAGATCCGTGAGGCCGGAGGCATCGCCGAGGCCAACCACGACTCGGTCACCGACGGCGACAAGATCGTGCAGAACGCGCTGGATGTGTTCGGCCGGGTCGACGTGGTGGTCAACAACGCCGGCATCCTGCGGGACAAGACCTTCCACAAGATGGACGACAGCGATTGGGACCTGGTGTACCGGGTGCATGTCGAAGGGGCCTACAAGGTCACTCGCGCCGCCTGGCCGCACCTGCGGGACCAGGCCTACGGCCGGGTGATCTTCACCGCTTCGACATCCGGTATCTACGGCAACTTCGGCCAGTCCAACTACGGCATGGCCAAGCTCGGCCTGTACGGCCTGACCCGGACCCTGGCCATCGAAGGGCGCAAGAACAACATCCTGGTCAACGCCATTGCCCCCACCGGTGGCACGCGGATGACCGAGGGGCTGATCCCGCCGCAAGTGTTCGAGCAGCTCAAGCCGGAACTGGTGAGCCCGCTGGTGGTGTACCTGGGTAGCGAGCAATGCCAGGAAACCTCCGGCCTGTTCGAAGTGGGCGGCGGCTGGATCGGCAAGGTGCGTTGGGAGCGCAGCCTGGGCGCCGGTTTCGATCCACACCAGGGCTTTTCGCCTGACGATGTGGCAGCGCACTGGCAGCAGATCTGCGATTTCGAGGGGGCGGCCCATCCCAAGGACAACATCGAGGCGCTGAAGGAGATGATGCAGAATCTGCAAAAATACGCCCTCTGA
- a CDS encoding LysR family transcriptional regulator: protein MDFKQLRSFVEVMRQGGFTQAAKTLHISQSAVSKQIAQLEQSLGTPLLERQGSHIHLTAAGSVVLQRAEGMLRLRQELLSELDDLSQLARGELRLGLPLLGSDALFASRFAEYRRRYPNIQVSLLEGGSLNVEQAVRNGELELGGSLTPKDPAFAYQPFCDEPLDALLPADHPLAMNAQVRLEELADTPFLLYQRSFVLNDRLLQACQQVGFTPKEGGRSGQADFLAALVAAGQGVVLLPSVVARGLVRPGVVRLTLKAPDYLRWDIAFIWRQGAYLSKAAQAWLALLREQPVSPAGR from the coding sequence ATGGATTTCAAACAACTGCGCAGCTTCGTCGAAGTGATGCGCCAGGGCGGTTTTACCCAGGCGGCCAAGACCCTGCACATCAGCCAGTCGGCCGTCAGCAAGCAGATCGCCCAGCTGGAACAGAGCCTGGGCACGCCCCTGCTGGAGCGCCAGGGCTCGCACATTCATCTGACTGCCGCCGGCAGCGTGGTCCTGCAACGGGCCGAGGGCATGCTGCGCCTGCGCCAGGAACTGCTCAGCGAACTGGACGACCTGAGTCAACTGGCCCGGGGCGAACTGCGCCTGGGCCTGCCGTTGCTGGGCAGCGACGCACTGTTCGCCAGCCGCTTTGCCGAATACCGCCGGCGCTATCCGAACATCCAGGTGTCACTGCTCGAAGGCGGCAGCCTGAATGTCGAGCAGGCGGTGCGCAATGGCGAGCTGGAACTGGGCGGCAGCCTGACCCCCAAGGACCCGGCGTTCGCCTATCAGCCTTTTTGCGATGAGCCTCTGGATGCCTTGCTGCCCGCCGATCATCCCCTGGCGATGAACGCCCAGGTGCGCCTGGAAGAACTGGCGGATACCCCCTTCCTCCTCTATCAGCGCAGCTTTGTGCTCAACGACCGCCTGCTCCAGGCCTGCCAGCAAGTGGGCTTCACCCCCAAGGAGGGCGGGCGCAGTGGTCAGGCGGATTTTCTCGCGGCGCTGGTGGCCGCGGGACAAGGCGTAGTGTTACTGCCCAGTGTGGTGGCCCGCGGCCTGGTGCGGCCGGGGGTGGTGCGCCTGACACTCAAGGCGCCGGACTACCTGCGTTGGGATATCGCCTTCATCTGGCGCCAGGGCGCTTATCTGTCCAAGGCAGCGCAAGCCTGGCTGGCGCTGCTGCGGGAACAGCCGGTCAGCCCCGCAGGGCGCTGA
- a CDS encoding MerR family transcriptional regulator has protein sequence MPVMTELVPVTPAPDSVPQDELFPIREVARLTGINPVTLRAWERRYGLIQPTRTESGHRLYSMHDVEAVREILGWIERGVAVSKVGKIMAKNRAAQVQVKAPLDDPQQGEYGQWRDQLKLAVSAFDEELLERLYGQIFSSYALPVVFQDIFLPFWKQLLQVRDDFGQTSEWLFLDGFLRARITQRLLLQRAGQSRQLLLTAFNEQCRELELLVAALMLGHDQIGVRLLGPGAPLEELTLVCEKLQPVALVVFSNHAPTAELPKRLQRLALTLDCPLMLAGDAADLAQDRLSGSPVACLGNDGRLMQKRLRQFLSGRLDT, from the coding sequence ATGCCCGTCATGACTGAACTTGTCCCTGTCACGCCTGCCCCTGACTCCGTCCCTCAGGACGAGTTGTTTCCGATTCGTGAGGTGGCGCGCCTGACCGGCATCAATCCGGTGACCCTGCGGGCCTGGGAGCGACGCTACGGCCTGATTCAACCCACGCGCACCGAAAGCGGGCATCGCCTGTATTCGATGCACGATGTTGAGGCGGTGCGGGAGATTCTCGGCTGGATCGAGCGCGGCGTGGCGGTGAGCAAGGTGGGCAAGATCATGGCCAAGAACCGCGCGGCCCAGGTTCAGGTCAAGGCACCGCTGGACGATCCTCAGCAAGGCGAGTACGGCCAGTGGCGCGATCAGTTGAAGCTGGCGGTGAGCGCCTTCGATGAAGAGCTGCTGGAGCGTCTGTATGGGCAGATCTTTTCCAGTTATGCCCTGCCGGTGGTGTTCCAGGACATCTTCCTGCCGTTCTGGAAGCAACTGCTGCAGGTTCGGGACGATTTCGGCCAGACCAGCGAGTGGCTGTTTCTGGACGGTTTCTTGCGCGCGCGGATCACTCAGCGCCTGTTGCTGCAGCGGGCCGGCCAGAGTCGGCAATTGTTGCTGACGGCGTTCAACGAGCAGTGTCGCGAGCTGGAGCTGCTGGTGGCGGCGCTGATGCTCGGGCATGACCAGATCGGTGTCCGTCTGCTGGGGCCGGGGGCGCCCCTGGAGGAGCTGACCCTGGTCTGCGAGAAGCTCCAGCCCGTGGCCCTGGTGGTGTTTTCCAATCATGCGCCGACGGCGGAACTGCCCAAGCGTCTTCAGCGTCTGGCGCTGACCCTGGATTGTCCGCTGATGCTGGCCGGAGATGCGGCGGACCTGGCGCAGGACCGTCTCAGCGGTTCGCCGGTGGCCTGCCTGGGTAATGACGGACGCCTGATGCAGAAGCGCCTGCGGCAGTTCCTCAGTGGGCGCCTGGATACCTGA
- a CDS encoding DUF1302 domain-containing protein translates to MTRTTMRAIFTPQALAAAVALGCCSQVQAVSFNIGEIEGQFDSSLSVGASWGMRDADRKFVGTVNGGTAQSSTGDDGRLNFKKGETFSKIFKGLHDLELKYGDTGVFVRGKYWYDFELKDEDREFKPISDHNRKEGAKSSGAQILDAFVYHNYSIADLPGTVRAGKQVVSWGESTFIGNSINSINPVDVSAFRRPGAEIKEGLVPVNMLFASQGLTNQLTVEGFYQLEWDQTVVDNCGTFFGNDVVADGCTTGYTVGSPAIAPLQPVAAAFGQGFQVSREGVILPRGGDRDARDSGQWGAALRWLGDDTEYGLYFMNYHARSPVVSTTTANVSPATLGAIAGAANGIVPGSGSGLVQSVMLGRGQYYLEYPEDIRLYGASFSTTLPTGTAWTGEISYRPNAPVQVNTNDLTLALLNPIAGGAASPIKTALGADNTGYRRKEITQIQSSMTQFFDQVLGADRLTLVGEAAIVRVGGLEDKSKLRYGRDSVYGQYGYGGDTGGFVTATSWGYRARAILDYSNVIAGINFKPNLSWSHDVNGYGPNGLFNQGAKALSVGVDADYRNTYTASLSYTDFFGGRYNTLTDRDFLALSFGVNF, encoded by the coding sequence ATGACAAGAACAACAATGCGCGCCATCTTCACACCGCAGGCGCTGGCCGCCGCGGTAGCACTGGGCTGCTGCAGCCAGGTGCAAGCGGTTTCGTTCAACATCGGGGAAATCGAAGGGCAGTTCGACTCGTCGCTGTCGGTCGGCGCCAGCTGGGGCATGCGCGATGCCGACCGCAAGTTCGTCGGTACGGTCAACGGCGGCACCGCGCAGTCTTCCACCGGTGACGATGGCCGCCTGAACTTCAAGAAGGGCGAGACGTTCTCGAAGATCTTCAAGGGCCTGCATGACCTGGAGCTCAAGTACGGCGACACCGGGGTCTTCGTGCGCGGCAAGTACTGGTACGACTTCGAACTCAAGGACGAAGACCGCGAGTTCAAGCCCATCAGCGATCACAACCGCAAGGAAGGCGCCAAGTCCTCAGGCGCGCAGATTCTCGACGCCTTCGTCTACCACAACTACTCCATCGCCGACCTGCCGGGCACCGTGCGCGCCGGCAAGCAGGTGGTCAGCTGGGGCGAGAGCACCTTCATCGGCAACTCCATCAACAGCATCAACCCGGTGGACGTCTCGGCCTTTCGCCGCCCGGGCGCCGAGATCAAGGAAGGCCTGGTGCCGGTGAACATGCTGTTCGCCTCCCAGGGCCTGACCAACCAGCTGACCGTGGAAGGCTTCTATCAACTGGAATGGGACCAGACCGTGGTGGACAACTGCGGCACCTTCTTCGGCAACGATGTGGTGGCCGATGGTTGCACCACCGGCTACACCGTCGGCAGCCCGGCGATCGCGCCCCTGCAACCGGTCGCCGCGGCGTTCGGCCAGGGCTTTCAGGTGTCCCGTGAAGGGGTGATCCTGCCCCGCGGCGGCGACCGCGATGCCCGTGATTCCGGGCAGTGGGGCGCCGCCTTGCGCTGGCTCGGCGACGACACCGAGTACGGCCTGTATTTCATGAACTACCACGCCCGCAGCCCGGTGGTCAGTACCACCACCGCCAATGTGAGTCCGGCGACCCTGGGGGCGATTGCCGGGGCTGCCAACGGCATCGTTCCCGGTTCCGGCAGTGGCCTGGTGCAAAGCGTGATGCTCGGCCGTGGCCAGTACTACCTCGAATACCCCGAAGACATCCGCCTGTACGGCGCCAGCTTCTCCACCACGCTGCCCACCGGCACCGCCTGGACCGGCGAGATCAGCTACCGCCCCAACGCCCCGGTGCAGGTCAACACCAACGACCTGACCCTGGCCCTGCTCAATCCGATTGCCGGCGGCGCGGCGTCGCCGATCAAGACCGCCCTGGGCGCCGACAACACCGGCTACCGGCGCAAGGAAATCACCCAGATCCAGAGCTCCATGACCCAGTTCTTCGATCAGGTGCTGGGGGCCGATCGCCTGACCCTGGTGGGCGAGGCGGCGATCGTCCGGGTCGGCGGCCTGGAGGACAAGAGCAAGCTGCGCTACGGCCGTGACTCGGTCTATGGCCAGTACGGCTATGGCGGCGATACCGGCGGTTTCGTCACCGCCACCTCCTGGGGCTATCGCGCCCGGGCGATCCTCGACTACAGCAACGTGATCGCCGGGATCAACTTCAAGCCCAACCTGTCCTGGTCCCATGACGTCAACGGCTACGGTCCCAACGGCCTGTTCAACCAGGGGGCCAAGGCCCTGAGCGTCGGGGTCGATGCCGACTACCGCAACACCTACACCGCCAGTCTCAGCTACACCGACTTTTTTGGCGGGCGCTACAACACCCTCACCGACCGGGATTTCCTCGCGTTGAGCTTTGGCGTGAACTTCTGA
- the folX gene encoding dihydroneopterin triphosphate 2'-epimerase — protein MPQLQPGMARIRVKDLLLRTYIGINEEEILNKQNVLINLTILYPAQEAVRDNDIDHALNYRTITKAIIAHVEGNRFALLERLTQELLDLVMSNDSVHYAEVEVDKPHALRFAESVSITLAASR, from the coding sequence ATGCCACAACTTCAGCCAGGAATGGCTCGCATCCGGGTCAAGGACCTGCTCCTGCGGACCTACATCGGAATCAACGAGGAAGAAATCCTCAACAAGCAGAATGTGCTGATCAACCTGACCATCCTGTACCCCGCCCAGGAGGCGGTGCGTGACAACGATATCGATCATGCGCTGAACTATCGCACCATCACCAAGGCGATCATTGCCCACGTCGAAGGAAACCGCTTCGCCCTGCTGGAGCGCCTGACCCAGGAACTGCTGGATCTGGTGATGAGCAACGACTCGGTGCATTACGCCGAGGTCGAGGTCGACAAACCCCACGCCCTGCGCTTTGCCGAATCGGTATCCATCACGTTGGCGGCAAGTCGCTAG
- the folM gene encoding dihydromonapterin reductase produces MNASPAPILITGASQRVGLHCALRLLEDGQPVIVTYRSQRPGLETLREKGATLLFADLSSEAGILALISELKNHTERLRAIVHNASEWLEESPGEESAAFARMFSVHMLAPYLINLHCAELLQRSTPADIIHISDDVTRKGSSKHIGYCASKAGLDSLTLSFAAKYAPTIKVNGIAPALLLFNPDDDAAYRAKTLAKSALGIEPGSEVIYQSLRYLLDNPYVTGTTLTVNGGRHIK; encoded by the coding sequence ATGAACGCTTCCCCCGCCCCGATCCTGATCACTGGTGCCAGCCAGCGTGTCGGCCTGCATTGCGCCCTGCGCCTGCTGGAAGACGGGCAGCCGGTGATCGTCACTTATCGCAGCCAGCGCCCGGGCCTTGAAACCCTGCGTGAAAAAGGCGCCACCCTGCTGTTCGCCGACCTGTCCAGCGAAGCCGGAATCCTGGCCCTGATCAGCGAGCTGAAAAACCACACCGAGCGCTTGCGGGCCATCGTCCACAACGCCTCGGAATGGCTGGAAGAAAGCCCCGGCGAGGAAAGCGCCGCCTTTGCCCGGATGTTCAGCGTGCACATGCTCGCGCCCTACCTGATCAACCTGCATTGCGCAGAATTGCTGCAGCGTTCAACCCCGGCGGACATCATCCACATCAGCGACGACGTGACCCGCAAGGGCAGCAGCAAGCACATTGGCTACTGCGCCAGCAAAGCCGGGCTGGACAGCCTGACCCTGTCTTTCGCGGCGAAATACGCCCCGACAATCAAGGTCAACGGCATCGCTCCGGCCCTGCTATTGTTCAATCCCGACGACGACGCGGCGTACCGCGCCAAGACCCTGGCCAAATCCGCGCTGGGCATCGAACCCGGCAGCGAAGTGATCTACCAGAGCCTGCGCTACCTGCTGGACAACCCCTATGTCACCGGCACCACCCTGACCGTAAACGGCGGGCGACACATCAAGTAA
- a CDS encoding class II aldolase/adducin family protein has product MSSAPVQSTASVKNQVSAIEWQTRLDLAACYRLVAMHGWDDLIFTHISAKVPGTEDFLINPFGMMFHEITASSLVKVDQAGNKLMDSPYEINPAGYTIHSAVHAVRHDVLCVLHTHTAAGVAVSAQKQGVLPISQQSLFVLSSLGHHPYEGVALNPEEKVRLQADLGDNNFLLLHNHGLLTCGASIADTFLMMFIFQRACEIQVLAQGGGAELMAIAPSILSGAKAMIAGVTRSAQGMGGVLAWPALLRKLDQLDPGYKL; this is encoded by the coding sequence GTGAGCTCAGCCCCCGTTCAATCGACAGCGAGTGTGAAAAACCAGGTCAGCGCCATCGAGTGGCAAACCCGCCTGGACCTGGCCGCCTGCTACCGCCTGGTGGCGATGCATGGCTGGGACGACCTGATCTTCACTCACATCTCCGCCAAGGTGCCGGGCACCGAAGACTTTCTGATCAACCCGTTCGGCATGATGTTCCACGAGATCACCGCCTCCAGCCTGGTGAAGGTCGATCAGGCCGGCAACAAGCTGATGGACAGCCCCTACGAGATCAACCCGGCCGGCTACACCATCCACAGTGCCGTGCATGCGGTGCGCCACGATGTGCTCTGTGTGCTGCATACCCATACCGCCGCCGGGGTTGCCGTGTCGGCGCAGAAGCAGGGGGTGCTGCCCATCAGTCAGCAGTCGCTGTTTGTCCTGTCGAGCCTGGGCCATCACCCCTATGAAGGGGTGGCCCTGAACCCCGAGGAGAAGGTGCGGCTGCAGGCCGATCTGGGGGACAACAACTTTCTGCTGCTGCACAACCATGGCTTGCTGACCTGCGGGGCCAGCATCGCCGACACCTTTCTGATGATGTTCATCTTCCAGCGCGCCTGCGAGATCCAGGTGCTGGCGCAGGGCGGCGGCGCCGAGCTGATGGCCATTGCCCCATCCATCCTGAGCGGGGCCAAGGCGATGATCGCCGGGGTCACCCGCAGTGCCCAGGGCATGGGCGGGGTGCTGGCCTGGCCGGCCCTGCTGCGCAAACTCGATCAACTCGACCCGGGTTATAAACTCTGA